The DNA sequence ACATAAATGCCGGGTTCAATTGTTAGCACCATACCTTCTTGAAATTGATCTTGATTCGTACTAGAGATATCTGGGAATTCGTGTACGCTTAATCCTAATCCGTGACCAAGTCTATGTGGGAAGTAGTCGCCATAACCAGCATTACTGATGATTTCACGTGCTACTTTATCGCAATCAGAAATTTTAGCGCCAGGTTTTATCATTTCAATCGCTTGTTTATTTGCATCAAGTACAATGTTGTAAATTTCTTTTGCTTTATTTGATGGTGTACCAAATGGAACTGTTCTAGTTATATCTGAACAATAACCTTTATAAATTACACCTAAATCAAATAGTACATATTCGTCATTTTTAAGCTTTCTGTCGCCTGGTGTACCATGTGGAGCTGATGCGTGATCACCGAATAACACCATCGTATCAAAACTCATTTTTGAAATGCCGTGTTGTTTCATAGTTGTTTCAATATGATTTAAAACTTCAACTTCCGTAACGCCTTCTGCCAATTTATCTACACCAGCTTGAATTGCAAGGTCTGCATATTTTGCCGCTTCATGTAATAATTCAATTTCACTTGTTGTTTTTACATTTCTAATGTCTTTTAATACTTGATCAATATCAACAATAGTTTCTACATTAAAAGCTTTTTCGACTTCGCGAAGTCTTTTCACAGATAAATGTTCTGCTTCAATTGCAAAAGTTTTATAGTCTCTTTTCTCGATTAAATCAAAAGCTGATTCAGTATCTAAGTAGCCTACAATTTCCCCTTTGAAACCAGCATTTTTTGCTTCTTCAACTTCCATTTTTGGACAAAATAAAGTTTCTTTCCCGTCTTTTGTAATTAGTAAACTAAATAAACGCTCATGTGGTTCGGATAAATAGCCTGTTAAATAAAATACATTTAATGGTGTTGTGATCCACGCAGCATCAGCATTTTTTTCGTCTAAAAATGTTGTAATTTCATTTCGTTTCATAATTCTGCCTCCCAATTCTCTTTCTTACTTTTTTATTTTAGACTTCCTGATTCATAAATTCAAATATAGGGTATATAATATAATGTAGAAACAATGTTAGGAGGGAGATTCATGAAAGTTTCATTTCATGGTCAATCAGTTATTTATTTTGAAAGCAAAGGACAAAAAGTGATTGTAGATCCATTCATTACAGGTAATCCACTTTCTGATTTAGACGCTGATAAAGTAGAAGCAGATTTTATTATTTTAACGCATGGTCACGGTGATCATTTAGGTGATACTGTTAACATCGCTAAAAGAACAGATGCAACAGTGATTGCTTTACCCGAAGTATTAGATTATTTATCAAATAAACATGGTTTAGAAAATGTACATCCAATGAATATTGGTGGGAATATTGAATTTGAATTTGGTAAAGTAAAATATGTCCAAGCATTCCATAGTAGTAGTTTCACTGAAGATAATGGTGATATCATTTATTTAGGTATGCCAACTGGCGTTGTGTTAGAAACTGAAGCAGGCACAATTTATCATACTGGTGACACAGGATTATTTAGTGATATGAAACTTATTGCAGACCGTCATCCGGTAGATTTATGCTTTATTCCGATAGGTGACAATTTCACAATGGGAATTGATGATGCGAGTTATGCAATTAATGAATTCATTAAACCGAAAAAAGTTGTACCTATTCATTACGATACATTTGATTACATTAAGCAAGATCCAAATGATTTTAAAGAAGCAGTCAAAAATGCTGAAGTCCACATTTTAAAACCTGGAGAATCAGTTGAATTATAAAAATGAAAAGTTAAAACGAACAAACCTGGAAAATCTTTTGAATTTTTCGGGTTTGTTCGTTTTTATATGTATGTTCAACACTATAGTTCTTACGCTAATTTCGTATGTTGGGATATCTTTTAAAGTCTTAAAAATGTATAATATAATTAATTCATTAAAAATCGATAGAGGGTAAAAACATGACGAAACATGAACAAATTATTAAGTACATTGAATCGTTATCTGTTGGACATAAAATCTCTGTCAGGCAGATTGCTAAAGATTTAAATGTGTCTGAAGGAACAGCATATCGAGCAATAAAAGAAGCGGATAATAAAGGCCTTGTTGCATCAATTGATAGAGTTGGTACAGTGAGAATTGAACGAAAATCAAGAGAGCAAATTGAAAATTTAACTTTTAATGATATTGTAAAAATTGTAGATGGACAAGTTTTAGGTGGAAAGCAAGGACTCTATAAAACTTTATCCAAGTTTGCAATTGGTGCAATGGAGTTAGCAGACGTTGTAAAATATTTAACGAAAAACACATTACTCATAGTGGGTAATAGAGCAGACGTTCAAATGGAAGCTTTAAAAAGAGGTTCAGCTGTTCTCATTACAGGTGGATTTGAAGCGGATGAAGCCATTATTGAATACGCTGATGAATATGATTTGCCTATCATATCTTCAAATTATGATACATTCATTGTAGCAAACGTAATTAACAGAGCCATTTATGACCAAATGATTAAGAAAGAAATTTTAATGGTTGAAGATATTATGATTCCTATTGAATCAACTTCATATTTAGATGACAGTTTAAAAGTACGCGATTGGAATGAATTATCTCAACAAACTTCTCATACTAGATTCCCTGTTGTAGATAATGAACTGAAAGTAGTGGGCATATTAACGAGTAAAGATATTGTTAATGTAGAACAAGATAAAAGTATTAAATCTTTAATGACTAAATCGCCTATAGTTGCACAGTTAAATACAACAATCGCAACATGTGCACACCTTATGATTTGGGAAGGTATTGAATTACTTCCTGTAGTTGACAATTCAAAAGAATTAATAGGCATTATATCTAGAGAAGATGTATTGAAGACGATGCAACTTATGAGTAGACAACCGCAAATTGGTGAAACCATTCATGATCAAATTGCTAAGCAAATGAGTATGAAAGATGGTAATATCTTTGTTAATATTTCACCTCAACTTACGAATCAATTTGGTATGATGACTAAGTCGGTTTATATTGCTGTTATTGAAGAAGCTTTGAGATATGAAGTGAGAAAGACTAAAAAATCTGAATTGATGATAGAGCATATCGATATTTATTATTTAAAAACAGTTCAAATTGATGATGATGTACAAGTGCACATTTCGACTTTAGATATAGGAAGATTGTTTGCTAAATTTGAAGTGACGATGTCATCTGGAAACCATACTGTAGCGAAAGCTATGATCATGTGTCAGTTATTAGATAATTAAAAAAGTGAGACAGAAACCTAATATTAGATTTCTTTGTCTCACTCATTAAGAAGATTGATTACGCTTTTTTTGTTCAAATTCATCCCAAGCTTTATTTTCAATTGGTAAATTACCTTTAAAGTATTTACTTGCTTTATGACCATAAGTAATGTTTATAATACCGAAAAATAATAATACTAAGACGACAATATAGGTAACTAAAGTTGGAAATAGCAATACTTGGTCAGCTGAGAATGCAATCATAAATATACCGAAATAAAATCTTGCACGCTCTTTATGATATGCTTTTCTAACTTCTCGTTTAGTTCTAAAAGAACGAGCCAAGTTTAAAATAGCGAAAATCAAAGCGAGAATCATTATTGTTACCGATAAAGCAACTAATGTAGACATAATTACAGGTGACATTGTTTCATCCTCCTACCAAGAAGAATTATAGCAATTAATAAAATATAAGTAAATATATAGAAAGAGGGACAACCATGATAGAAATTTTAGAAAAAATTAAACAATATGAAACAATCATAATACATAGACACGTGAGGCCAGATCCAGATGCATACGGTTCACAACTAGGATTGAAATATATTTTAGAAGAGGCTTTTCCAGAGAAGCATATTTATGCGGTTGGACAATCTGAACCTACATTGGAATTTATAGGTGATTTGGACATTATTGAAGACGATGTATATAACGGTGCGCTCGTAATCGTTTGTGACACTGCAAATGCGCCAAGAATAGATGATAACCGTTATAATACCGGTTCTGAACTCATTAAAATTGACCATCATCCACCAGTAGATTCATACGCAGACATCAACTTTGTAAACACTTCTGCATCTTCTACAAGTGAAATGATATGTGACTTAAATACAGCGTGGAATTTGAATGAATCCAACATTAATGAAAAAGCGAGTAGAGTATTATATCTCGGTATTGTAGGTGACACTGGCCGATTCTTATTTGATAATACGACACCACATACGATGGAAGTTGCTGCTACATTAATGACGAAAGAATTTAATCGTAATCAAATGTTAAATCAACTAAGTGAAAGAGATCCTAAGTTACTACATTTTCAAGGGTATATTCTTCAGAACTTTAATTACGATGGAGAAGGTTTCTGCTCAATAAAAATTACGAAAGATATTTTAGAAAAATTTGATTTATTACCAAATGAAGCATCTTTATTTGTAAATACTGTAGCTGATATTAAAGGCGTAAAAGCTTGGGTATTCGCTGTTGATGAAGGTAAAGAAATTAGATGTAGAATTCGTTCAAAAGGTATTCAAATTAATCATATTGCTGGAAAGTATAACGGTGGCGGTCATCCTAACGCATCTGGCGCTTCAGTATATAGTTGGGAAGAATTTGACGCATTAGCTGCTGATATTAAATCTGAAATATAGGAGGGTTAGCGCATGGTAAGTCATTTAAATATTCATTCATCATACGATCTTTTGAATTCTAGTATTAGAATTGCAGACGTCGTTAAAAAAGCTAAAAATGAAAATTATCAAGCGCTAGCTATTACAGATTTAAATGTTATGCACGGTGCTTTACAGTTTTACGATGAATGTCTCAAAGCAGAAATAAAGCCTATTTTTGGGTTAACTATATATTTAGATGATCAATTAAATAAATTAGAGTGTGTTGTTTTAGCAAAAAATAACATTGGTTATCATAACTTAGTAAAATTAACTTCTGCAATTTCGATAAAAGAACGTAAATCAACGCCCGTGGAATGGGTGAATGCATATTCAGACGGTTTAATACTAATTGCAAAAGAATTAAACTCAGAAAATGAGCAACTCTTTAATTCAATTAATATAAATCAAGAAGATAAATATGTATCTCACAATTCTTATGATGATTCAAATTATAAAAAGGTATATATTAAGTCAGCTTTATATTTAAATGCTGTAGATAGCGACAGTTTAATTGGTTTAAGTGCGATTAAAAATAATGAAAAATTAACAATTTCTGATTTTAATACGCAACTTAATCACCACTTCCAAACAATTGCTGAAATTAATCAAGAAGATGTGGACGAAGCATATATAAATAATACGGATGAAATTGCACATAAATGTTCCGTTGAGATTCGTTACCATCAAGATTTATTGCCGAAATATGATACACCAGAGAATAAAGACAGTAATGAATACTTATGGGAACAACTCATGATTAATAAAGAAAAATATCCTCAATTTAATGATGAATATGAAAAAAGATTGAAATATGAATACGACATTATCGTTTCAATGGGATATGCAGATTACTTTTTAATTGTTAGTGACTTAATCAATTATGCGAAGTCTCATGATGTATTAGTTGGTCCTGGACGTGGTTCATCAGGTGGCTCATTAGTTAGTTACATATTAAATATTACAACGATTGATCCAATTGAATTTGACTTACTCTTTGAACGTTTTTTAAATCCTGAACGTGTCACAATGCCAGATATCGATATTGATTTTCAAGATACGAAACGTGATAAAGTTATTCAGTATGTTCAAGAAAAATACGGAGATAATCGTGTAGCAGGTATTGTAACGTACGGTCATTTATTAGCGAGAGCTGTCGCAAGAGATATAGGCAGAATTTTGCAATTTGATGACGCTACACTTAACTATATTTCTAAATTAATTCCACACAAACTAGGTATTACACTAGATGAAGCTTATGAAAATGAAGACTTCAAACAATTTGTTAATCAAAATCATCTGCATGAAAAATGGTTTCAATTAAGTAAACAACTTGAAGGTTTACCTCGTCACACTTCAACGCACGCTGCAGGTATCATTATTAATGACCAACCGTTACATCAATTTGTTCCAACAATGATGGGGGATACTGGTGTTTTGACACAATGGACGATGACAGAAACTGAAAAACTTGGACTATTAAAAATAGACTTTTTAGGTTTAAGAAATTTATCGATTATTCAACAAGTTGTTAACCAAGTTAAATTTCAAGAAAAACAACAAATCGACATTGAAAAAATTCCTTTTGACGATCCTAAAGTATTTGAATTGTTATCTAAAGGTGAAACAACAGGTATTTTCCAACTTGAATCTCAAGGTGTTAGAAGCGTATTAAGAAGACTGAAACCTGATCATTTTTTGGATATTGTTGCTGTAACTTCTCTATATAGACCTGGTCCTATGGAAGAAATTCCGACTTATATTAAACGTAGAAGACAAGACGAAACAATTGAATATTTACATCCAGATTTAGAAAGTATATTAAAGTCAACTTATGGTGTTATTATTTATCAAGAACAAATTATGCAAATTGCGAGTAAGTTCGCTGGTTTTTCATATGGTGAAGCGGATATTTTAAGACGAGCGATGAGTAAGAAAAATAGAGCTGTATTAGAAAGTGAAAGAAAACATTTTATTAATGGAAGCTTAAACCGTGGATATGAAGAGTCAACTGCTATCAAGATATTTGATTTAATACTTAAGTTTGCTGATTATGGTTATCCTAAAGCTCATGCTGTAGCATACAGTAAAATCGCTTATATTATGACTTATTTAAAAGTACATTATCCGACGTATTTTTACGCATCTATATTATCAAATGTTGTCGGTAATGAAGTTAAAACTGAACAAATGGTTACTGAATTAAAAAGAATAGGCGTCAACATTTATCCACCATCTATAAATCATAGCGAATGGTTTTATAAAGCAACAAAGACTGGGATATATACTTCATTAGGTGCAATCAAAAATGTTGGATATCAAAGTGTTAAAAGCATAATAGAAGAACGAAAATCTAAAGGCCCTTATCAAGATATGTATGATATTGTGCACAGATTACCTAATAAAGTTAAAAACAAAAAATTAATTCAAGCGCTTATTTATGCTGGTGCTTTAGATGATTTTCAACAAACAAGAGCGACAATGCTCCAATCAATTGATGATGTTTATGAAAGTAGCGAATCAGTTGGTGATGCGAATAATTTACTTGCAGAATTAGGTTTGAATGTTAAGAAAGAATTTAAAGAAGTTGAAGAAATGCCGAGTATAACTAAAAGCGAATATGAAAAAGAATATTTAGGTTTTTATGCAACAGAGCATCCTATTTTAACTATTTTTAAAAAGCATCAATATTTAACGATATATCCTATAACAAAACAAAAAGAGAAAGTGCCGATGCTTGTGATGATTTCTAATTTAAGAAAAATTCGAACTAAAAAAGGACAAAATATGGCTTTTGTTAATTTAATAGATGGCATAAATGAAATCGAAGGCGTCATTTTCCCAGAGACATATAAAACAATTGAAAAGATGAATATTGAAAATAAGCCACTCATTATTCATGGGAAAATTGAAAATAGAAATGACAAGCAGCAAATTATAATTAATCAAATTGAATCTATGGAAGATTTTAAAAACAATAAAATACAAAATACGAAAGAAATTGTTATTAGAAACGTAGAAGATTTAGGTGATTGGGTAACGTCGTCTGATGAAAGTAAAATTAAATTATCTTATTTCGATGATAAGAAACTTACTTCACATGTAATAGGGTTTTTAAATAACAAGTCTGGAAATATTGAAGGTTTTATTAATGAAGTAGGATATGAAAATGTACGCCTTATATAGTCTTTATTAATTAAATAAATTATGATATAGTATTCTTCATGGTGGTCTGACCACTTTGAAGAATTTTTTAATTAAATCAATAAAATTTCATGTATAATATATTAAGTAGATATATATAATGAAGGGATGATTATTTTGTCATTAAGAGACGATGCTTTATACATGCATAAAGAAAAACAAGGAAAATTAGGCGTTTACGCTAAAGTTAAAGTAACAAACAAAGAAGAATTAAGCCTTGCTTATTCACCAGGTGTTGCAGAACCTTGTAAAGATATTCATGAAGATGTACGAAAAGTATACGATTATACAATGAAATCTAATGCAGTAGCAGTCATTACTGACGGTACAGCAGTGTTAGGGCTTGGAGATATCGGTCCAGAAGCAAGTATACCTGTTATGGAAGGTAAAGCTGTATTATTCAAAAGTTTTGCTGGAGTAGATGGTGTTCCAATCGCATTAAATACAACAGATGTAGACGAGATAGTTAATACTGTTAAATTATTAGAGCCTAACTATGGCGGTGTCAATTTAGAAGATATCTCTGCACCGAGATGTTTTGAAATTGAAGAAAGATTAAAAAAAGAAACTAAAATACCAGTATTTCACGATGATCAACATGGTACAGCAATCGTGACAGTAGCTGGTTTAATTAATGCGCTTAAAATCACAGATAGAAAAATATCTGAAATCAAAGTAGTATTAAATGGTGCTGGTGCAGCTGGAATTGCAATCATTAAATTATTATATTCTTATGGTGTTAGAAACATGATTATGTGTGATTCTAAAGGTGCAATTTATGAAGATAGACCATACGGCATGAATCCTACTAAAGATTTTGTTGCAAAATGGACTAATAAAGACAAAATTCAAGGCGAATTAGAAGATGTCATTCAAGATGCGGATGCATTTATTGGCGTTTCTGTAGAAGGTGCATTAACTAAAGAAATGGTTGAGAAGATGGCAGCAGATCCAATTATCTTTGCTATGGCTAACCCTGTACCTGAAATTATGCCTGACATTGCAAAAGAAGCAGGAGCAAAAGTAATCGGTACTGGTCGTTCAGATTTCCCTAACCAAATTAATAATGTATTAGCTTTCCCAGGTATTTTCAGAGGTGCTTTAGATATTAGAGCAACACATATTAATGAAGAAATGAAACGTGCAGCAGTAGAAGCGATTGCTAATTTAATCGAAGAAGATGAAGTAAACGCTGATTACGTCATTCCTGGCCCATTTGACCCTAGAGTGGCTCCAAATGTAGCAAGAGCAGTTGCAAAAGCAGGTATGGAATCAGGTGTGGCAAGAATTGAAGTAGATTTAGATGAAATAGAGCGTAAGACTTATGAACTAACAGACTTGTCATAATTTCGGAAGGAGACACCTCATTGGATAAAGAAAAGCAAAAAGGTTTAATCAAAATTGTTGAGCAAATACATTCAATTATTGATGAAAAAAATATTCAAGTAGGTGAAAAGTTACCTTCTGAAAGATTTCTTAGTGAAACACTTAATGTTGGACGTTCGAGTATTAGAGAAGCACTTAGAGCTTTAGAGTTACTAGGTGTTATACATACAAGAAGAGGTGAAGGTACATTCTTAAGTGACATGTATCAACACCAACTTTTTGATTTAATTGGTAGATTCTTAATACGTAATGATTCACAATTAGATGAAATAAACGAACTTAAGTGGATGATAGAAAGTTTCTGTGAAGAGCATAATAATAGTGAAGTAAACTCAATGGAAGAGCTTGTTTCCTCAAATAACAATCAAATTATGTACATGATTTGGAAGTTACTCTCTCAATATAGTGATAGATTTGAAAGAGGCAATTGAAAATAAAGTCAGGGGGTAATGACATGTTTAAAGACTTGTTCAATCGAAACCAAAAAAAGAAAAAATATGTAACTGTCCAGAACAGTAAAGATAACGATGTGCCTGAAGGTATTATGACTAAATGTCCAAAATGTAAAAAAATTATGTACACAAAAGAACTCGTACAAAATTTAAATGTCTGCTTTAATTGTGATCATCATATTCCTTTAACTGCGCATGATAGAATTAGAGCTGTTAGTGACGAAGACGCATTTAAAGAATTTGATGTTGGTATGACGGCTTCAAATCCACTAAACTTCCCAGGATATGAAGAAAAACTAGAAAAAGACAGAAAAAAAACGGGTCTAAATGATGCGGTTGTTACAGGTGTTACAAAAATAGATGGTATACCATACGGCATCTGTGTAATGGATTCTAGGTTTAGAATGGGTAGTATGGGCGCAGTTGTTGGTGAAAAAATTTGTCGTATCGTAGACTATTGTGCAGATCACAATTTACCTTTTGTACTTTTCACTGCTAGTGGTGGTGCGAGAATGCAAGAAGGTATTATTTCATTAATGCAAATGGCTAAAACAAGCGTATCTTTAAAACGCCATAGTGATAAAGGTTTATTGTTTATATCATATATGACTCATCCTACTACTGGTGGTGTTTCTGCAAGTTTTGCCTCTGTAGGTGATTTGAATTTTGCTGAACCTAAAGCATTGATAGGATTTGCAGGTAGAAGAATTATTGAACAAACAATTAGCGAAAAATTACCTGATGATTTTCAAACTGCTGAATTCTTACTAGAGCATGGACAATTAGATAAAGTTGTTCATAGAAAGGATATGTATCAAACGTTAAGTACCGTTCTTAAGATGCATTGTAATGAGGTGAAAGATAATGCTTGAATTTGAAAAGCCATTAGAAGAAATTAAAGAAAAAATTAGTTCTCTAAAAGCATATCAAGAAAAACATGATGTAAATTTATCAGATGAAATTGAAATGTTAGAAGCAACTTTTATAAAAGAAGCTGAAAAAGTATATGAAAATTTAAAACCATGGGATAGAGTTCAAGTTGCTAGATTACAAGAAAGACCTACTACTCTAGATTATATCCCATATATTTTTGATGATTTTATAGAATTACATGGAGATAGAAATTTTAGAGATGATCCAGCTTTAATTGGTGGTTTAGCTTATTTTAATGGTATTCCGGTAACAGTTATCGGTCATCAAAGAGGTAAAGATACTAAAGATAATATATATCGTAATTTCGGCATGGCGCATCCAGAAGGTTACCGTAAAGCGTTAAGATTAATGAAACAAGCTGAAAAGTTTAATAGACCTATTCTTACGTTTATTGATACGAAAGGTGCATATCCTGGTAAAGCTGCAGAAGAACGTGGACAAAGTGAATCTATAGCTAAAAATTTAGTAGAGATGGCATCATTATCTGTACCAGTTATTTCAATTGTAATTGGTGAAGGTGGAAGCGGTGGTGCACTTGGTTTAGGTGTTACAAATCGTCTGTTAATGCTAGAAAACAGTACATATTCTGTTATTTCTCCAGAAGGTGCTGCGGCATTGTTATGGAAAGATTCAAATTTAGCACAAATGGCAGCTGAAACGATGAAAATTACTGCACCAGATCTATATGATTTAGAAGTTGTAGATGAAGTGATTAAAGAACCATTTGGTGGTGCACACAAGCAAATAGAAAATCAAGCATCATTAATAAAAACTTCAATAGACAATCATCTAAATGAATTGTTACAATTATCTCCTGAAGCATTAGTAGAAGATAGATTTAATAAATACCGAAATATAGGTAGTTATATCGATTAAGTCAATGAAAACAAGAACAAACCTGAAAAATCTAAAGATTTTTATTCAGGTTTGTTCTTGTTTTGATTATTTATAAAGCATTATCCATATTTTGGAGGTCTTTAACATTTGAAATATTACAAATGTTTGAATCTTGTATAAAGAAGACGTTTACATATTTAATTAACTGTAGTTTTAATGGAATCAACCTATTATTTGTGTTATTTTTAAATTAACAATCATTTAACAAGAGAGGTCTGTATATTAATGAAAAAAATTGCAGTGTTAACGAGTGGTGGAGATTCTCCGGGGATGAATGCAGCTGTGCGTGCTGTTGTACGTAAAGCAATTTATCATGATATTGAAGTTTATGGTGTTTATCAAGGTTATCTTGGTTTAATAAACGATAATATTAAACAACTCGATTTAGGTTCGGTTGGAGATATGATTCAACGAGGTGGCACATTCTTATATTCTGCAAGATGTCCGGAGTTCAAAGAAAAAGAAGTCCGTGCAAAAGCAATCAAAAACCTTGAAAAAAGAGGTATCGAAGGTTTAGTTGTTATTGGTGGCGATGGCAGTTATAGAGGCGCACAAAGATTAAGTGAAGAAGCTAAAAACTTAAAAACGATTGGTGTACCAGGAACGATAGATAATGATATAAATGGTACGGATTTCACTATTGGTTTTGATACTGCACTTAACACTATAATTGATTCTGTCGATAAAATTAGAGATACAGCATCTAGTCATGAACGTACATTTATCATTGAAGTAATGGGTAGAGATGCTGGAGATTTAGCATTATGGTCAGGTCTTGCAGGTGGTGCAGAAACTATTTTAATTCCAGAAGTAAAGTCGGACATTGAAGAAATTGCCGAAAAAATTCAGCACGGTATGGATCGCGGGAAAAAGCATTCCATCATTGTTTGTGCTGAAGGTGTTATGACTGGAAATCAATGTGGAGAAGAATTAAAGAAATTTATTAACATTGATACACGTGTTTCTTGTCTAGGACATATTCAACGAGGTGGTTCGCCAACTGGTATGGATAGAGTTTTAGCATCACGTTTAGGCGGTTATGCTGTAGAATTACTTATGCAAGGAACGAGTGCAAAGGCTGTTGGTATTCAACAAAATCAACTAACTTGTACGGCTTTTGATGAAATATTCCAATCAGAGCACATTATTGATGAGAAAATGATTGAAT is a window from the Mammaliicoccus sp. Marseille-Q6498 genome containing:
- a CDS encoding acetyl-CoA carboxylase carboxyltransferase subunit alpha; this encodes MLEFEKPLEEIKEKISSLKAYQEKHDVNLSDEIEMLEATFIKEAEKVYENLKPWDRVQVARLQERPTTLDYIPYIFDDFIELHGDRNFRDDPALIGGLAYFNGIPVTVIGHQRGKDTKDNIYRNFGMAHPEGYRKALRLMKQAEKFNRPILTFIDTKGAYPGKAAEERGQSESIAKNLVEMASLSVPVISIVIGEGGSGGALGLGVTNRLLMLENSTYSVISPEGAAALLWKDSNLAQMAAETMKITAPDLYDLEVVDEVIKEPFGGAHKQIENQASLIKTSIDNHLNELLQLSPEALVEDRFNKYRNIGSYID
- the pfkA gene encoding 6-phosphofructokinase translates to MKKIAVLTSGGDSPGMNAAVRAVVRKAIYHDIEVYGVYQGYLGLINDNIKQLDLGSVGDMIQRGGTFLYSARCPEFKEKEVRAKAIKNLEKRGIEGLVVIGGDGSYRGAQRLSEEAKNLKTIGVPGTIDNDINGTDFTIGFDTALNTIIDSVDKIRDTASSHERTFIIEVMGRDAGDLALWSGLAGGAETILIPEVKSDIEEIAEKIQHGMDRGKKHSIIVCAEGVMTGNQCGEELKKFINIDTRVSCLGHIQRGGSPTGMDRVLASRLGGYAVELLMQGTSAKAVGIQQNQLTCTAFDEIFQSEHIIDEKMIELANQLSI
- the accD gene encoding acetyl-CoA carboxylase, carboxyltransferase subunit beta translates to MFKDLFNRNQKKKKYVTVQNSKDNDVPEGIMTKCPKCKKIMYTKELVQNLNVCFNCDHHIPLTAHDRIRAVSDEDAFKEFDVGMTASNPLNFPGYEEKLEKDRKKTGLNDAVVTGVTKIDGIPYGICVMDSRFRMGSMGAVVGEKICRIVDYCADHNLPFVLFTASGGARMQEGIISLMQMAKTSVSLKRHSDKGLLFISYMTHPTTGGVSASFASVGDLNFAEPKALIGFAGRRIIEQTISEKLPDDFQTAEFLLEHGQLDKVVHRKDMYQTLSTVLKMHCNEVKDNA
- a CDS encoding GntR family transcriptional regulator, translated to MDKEKQKGLIKIVEQIHSIIDEKNIQVGEKLPSERFLSETLNVGRSSIREALRALELLGVIHTRRGEGTFLSDMYQHQLFDLIGRFLIRNDSQLDEINELKWMIESFCEEHNNSEVNSMEELVSSNNNQIMYMIWKLLSQYSDRFERGN